The genomic window CTATCAGTGGTACGACGCCGAGCGAACCCGGGTGAGCCTCGACGATCTCGCCGCGCAGCAGACCGCCCTCTTTCTGGATGGGTATACCGCTTCCGCCTCCAACGATGACAGCGGAGGAAACGAATGAGATACGCAGAGACGGGATTCGATCTGGAAATCGATCTGACCCGGGGAAACATCGAGCGGGTGGCCACGGACCCGCAGCTCACCGAGCTTCATCTCGGAGGGTTGGGCACCAACGCCAAGCTGTTCTGGGATCGGGTCCCCCCCGAGGTCGGGCACTTCGATCCGGAAAACCTGCTCGTATTCGGCACCGGACTGCTGGTGGGAACGCCCGCTCCCAGCTGCAACCGCACCGTCGTATCTTCCATCTCTCCGCAGACCCGACTGTTCGGGTTCTCGATGATGGGCGGGTTCTTCGGCCCCGAGCTGAAGCGCGCCGGGTACGACAAGGTGGTCCTGAGCGGCAAGTCCCCCACGCCGGTCTTCCTGTGGATCCATGACGACAAGGTGGAACTGCGGGACGCGAAGCATCTGATGGGTCTGGGTACCCTCGAGAGTGCCGAGGTCATCCGCCAGGAGCTGGGCCAACCGAACGCCGCGGTCTCTTCCATCGGTCTGGCCGGCGAGAACCGGGTCTTCTTCGCTTCCATCGAGCAGGGCAGATCCAGCGCCAGCCGACTCGGCATGGGCGCCGTGATGGGGGACAAGAACCTCAAGGCGGTCGCCGTGCTCGGAACCGGGGACATCCACATCGCGCACCCCGCCGAGTTCATGGAGCTCTGCAACGAGTCGCTGGCGTACATCCAGCACCGGGAAAAGAACCCGATCCCGGGCGTGATGCCCATCCTGGCCGGCCTCGGCTCCCCGCAGGAGATGGCCATCGACGACGAGAAGTGGCACACCGAGAACTTCGCCTGGGGCAACGCCCGCGTCCGCCGCAAGGGCTTCTGGACCGAGGAGGTCAGCGAGCAGTGGACGAACACGATGGAGTCCATGCGGACCCGGCTCCTGAGCTGCTACAACTGCCCGATGAAGTGCGGCGCCGCCATCTCCGTCGACACGCGGATGTGCTCGTACATGATGAAGTGCTTCTCCAAGCTCACCTACACCATGGGCGCGTTCTCGAACCTGGACTTCGGCCTGCGCATCGCCCAGAAGGCCACCGAACACGGCGTGGACGCCTTCTCGGCGCCGCAGACGATGGCCTTCGCCCTCGAGCTGCTGGAAGCCGGCATCCTCAAGGACGAGGATTTCCCGGGCATGCCCCTGGACAACGAGGGCCGGTTCTACTGGCTGCTCGACAGGATCGTCCGGCGGGAGGGCATCGGCGACATCCTGGCCGACGGCACCTACTGGGCCGCCGAGAGGATCGGCAACGGCGCGCAGGAATACGCGCACAACAACATCAAGAAGACCGAGCAGCTGCCGCTCAAGCTGGGCATGCTGAACCAGATGTACTTCCTGATGTACTGCACCGGCGAGAAGGCCAACATCACCCAGATCGAGGGCAACTTCCCCCAGGCGCCGTTCCCGACGAGGGAAGAGCGGGAGGACTTCACCGAGAACTGGCCCCACGTCCCGGACGAGCGCTTCAAGAAGTGGTTCGAGGACTGGGAGCTCCGCGGCGACAACTCGATTCCCAACTATCCGACCGCCGAGGCGAGCTGCGAGATCGTGAACTGGCAGGAGAAGATGCACTACATCGACGACAGCACCGGGATGTGCGCCGGGCTGTCGTCCTTCCCCTACAAGCCGCCGTTCCACATCCACAACCTGCCCTCGCTGATCTCGGCGGGATCCGGGCTCGAACTTGACGAGGACTCCCTGACCCGCATCACGAAGCGGAACCGGGACCTGGTCAGGGCCCTCAACATCCGCAGGGGCATGCGGCGGGCGGACGAGGCGCCCCCGGCGGACCACTGGAAGAGGCGGTTCCCAGAACTCGAGGAGAACCTGCTGGACACCTACTACGAGTTCAAGGGCTGGAACCGCGAGGGTATTCCCACCGGCGAGTCCCTGCACGACCTGGATCTGGACTACGTGGCCGAGGACTTCCGGCGGCGGGGCATCCTGACGGAGAACGACGGGGTCCCACCCCGAACGGCCTCCGAAGATGGAGGCGGATCGTGATGGCCCCGAAGAAGAAGACCATCAAGAAGATCAAGATCGACGTGAGCAAGTGCAACGGCTGCCGGGGCTGCGAGGTGATCTGCTCCGCTTTTCACTCTTCACCGCGATTCAGCAGCAACAATCCGGCGAGATCCCGTATCCGCGTGATCTGCGATCCCCTGTCGGACATCTACGTGCCGGTGTATGCGGGCGAGTACACGGCCGCCGAGTGCGCGGGCAGGGACCAGTACACGATCGACGGGAAGGAATACGAGGAGTGCACCTTCTGCCGGGCCTCCTGTCCGTCCCGTGACATCTTCAAGGAACCGGACTCCGGTCTCCCGCTGAAGTGCGACATGTGCGAATCCGATCCGTCGCTCGCAGAGCCGATGTGCGTCCAGTGGTGTCTGTCGGGTGCGCTGACCTTCGAGGTGCGGGAAGTGGAAGCGGAAGAAGAGGAAGAGGAAGCCCCCGGGGAGATCGACGCCGGGCTGGAGGCTCTGGCCAACAAGCATGGCTGGTCGAAGGTGATCGACGCCGTCGACCGGATGTCGAACAGGCCCTAATCGCCAATTGGAGATCGGTGAACATCGTGGAGACGGTCAGCCCCCTCGCGGAAATCGTCCAGGAGATCATGAAGGCCGGTGGGGAATCCTTCAAGTTCTGCTATCAGTGCGGGAAATGCGATGTCGTCTGCCCCTGGAACAGGGTTACGGACTTCAGCATGCGCAGGATCGTCCGGCAGGCCGCCCTTGGTTTGCCGGAGATCGAACTCGACGACATCTGGCGCTGCACGACCTGCGGTTACTGCCCGTCGGTGTGCCCCCGGGGCGTCGGGCAGATCGAGGTGGGTGTCGCGATGCGCAGGATCGCCGCGGCCTATGGCGTGTTCTCCGGCTCTGCGAAGACCGTGCCCGCCGCCGGCGCGAGCCTCGCCAGCGACGGCAATCCCCTGGGCGAAGCGAGAGACAAGCGGACGGCCTGGGCGAGCGGTCTTTCCGTCAGGCCGTTCACCGAGGGGATGGAGATCCTCTACTTCGTGGGGTGCTACTACAGCTATGACCCGCGCAACATGAAGGTGGCGGTCGCCACCGCCAGGATCCTCGACAGGGCAGGCGTGGATTTCGGGATCCTGGGCACCCGGGAGAGCTGCTGCGGCGAGAGCATCCGCAAGGCGGGCGATGAGGCGAAGTTCAAGACCCTGGCCAGGGAGAACATCAAGGCCTTCATCGACCATGGGGTGAAGAGGATCCTCGTGTCCTCCCCCCACTGCTACCACACTTTCAAGAACGAGTACTCCGAGTTCATGATGAACCTCGAGGTCGTTCACATCTCCCAGTACCTGAACGAGCTGGTCGAACAGGGACGACTCGAGCTCGACGGGCGGTTCGAGAAGAGGGTCACCTATCACGACCCATGCTACCTGGGGCGACACAACGGCCTCTTCGACCAGCCGAGGGACGTGCTGAAGAAGCTGTCCGGCCTGGAGCTGGTGGAGATGCCCGATTCCCGGCAGAAAAGCCTATGTTGCGGCGGAGGGGGCGGTCGGATCTGGATGCACACGGACAAGGACGAGAGATTCGGCAACCTCAGATTGGCTCAGGCGAAGGAGGTCGGCGCAGAAGTGCTGGTCACTTCGTGCCCCTACTGCATCAGCAACTTCGAGGAGAGCAGGCTTTCCCTTCTGACCGATGAAACGCTGTCGGACGAGGAAGCCTTGCAGATCATGGACCTCACCGAGGTCGTCCTGGAGTCGCTCGCGGGAAGCGAGGAGACGCCGTGAGCACCCCCAAGAACGGCTTCGGAGATGTCATGGTCGTCGGCGGCGGTATCAGCGGCATCCAGGCCGCGCTCGATCTCGCCTCGTCGGGCTTCAAGGTCTGCATGGTCGAGAAGGCGCCGACCATCGGCGGGAAGATGGCCCAGCTCGACAAGACCTTCCCCACCAACGACTGTTCGATGTGCATCGAGTCGCCGAAGTTCATCGAATGTGACCGGCACCCCAACATCGAGATCCTGACCTACACGGAGATCGACAACGTCGAAGGCCGGGCGGGCGACTTCGAGGTCGCCATGACCAGGAAGCCCCGATACGTCGATGAGGATCTCTGCACGGGCTGCACGGTCTGTGCCGAGTACTGCCCGATCCTGGTCCCCGACCTGTTCAACCAGGAGTTGTCCGACAACAAGGCCATCCACATCCACTTCTCCCAGGCCGTTCCGCTCGTCCCCTACATCGATGAACGTTGCCGCTTCCTGGAGGACGGGAGGTGCACCATCTGCGAAAGCGTCTGCAAGAACAACGCCATCGACCTGCATCAGAAGCCCGAGAAGATGGTCGTGAAGGTGGGGGCGATCGTCCTGTCTCCGGGCTACGGGGTGTTCGATCCCAGGCTGCGGGGAGACTACGGCTACGGGAAGCTCGAGAACGTGGTGACCAGCCTGGACTTCGAACGGCTCCTGTGCGCCACCGGACCGCACGAAGGTGAGATCCTGCGCCCTTCAGACAAGAAGCACCCCAAGAAGATCGCCTGGATCCACTGCGTCGGCTCGAGACAGATTCTCGAGGGCGGCCACAGCTACTGTTCATCGGTCTGCTGCTCCTACATCCAGAAGCAGGTGATCCTGACCAAGGATCACGACGCCGATATCGAGGCGGTCATCTTCCACAACGACATCCGCTCCTTCGGCAAGGACTTCGAGCGCTTCTATCAGCGGGCAGCAAACCTCCCCGGGATCGAGTTCATCCGCAGCTACGTGGATGTCGGTCGCGAGATCCCGGATACGAAGAACGTGACGATCCGGTACGCCACCGACACCGACGGCGTGAAGGAACAGGAATTCGATCTGGTGGTCCTGGGCGTGGGGCTGGGCCCGCCCGCCGATGTCGAGCGGCTGGCGGAGCAGTTCGGCATCGAGCTCGACGGGCACGGGTTCTGCAAGACCGATCCGCGCAATCCCATCAAGACCACCCGCCCGGGTGTGTTCGTCTGCGGCGCCTTCCGGGGGCCTGTCGACATCCCCGAATCGGTGATGAGCGCCAGCGGGACCAACGCCCTGGCGGGGGCATTGCTGAAGACCAGGCGAGGCAAGCTGGACGAGGAAAGGGTGTACCCCGAGGAACGGGATGTCTCCGGAGAGGAGGTCAAGGTCGGCGTCTTCGCCTGCCACTGCGGCGCGAACATCGGGCGCGTGGTGGACATTCCTTCGCTGGTCGAGTACGCGAAGACCCTGGACCATGTCGAACACGCCGAGGAGGGCCTCTTCATCTGTTCCACGGACGCGGCCGAGCATATCGCGGACACGATCCGCGACAAGG from bacterium includes these protein-coding regions:
- a CDS encoding (4Fe-4S)-binding protein — translated: MAPKKKTIKKIKIDVSKCNGCRGCEVICSAFHSSPRFSSNNPARSRIRVICDPLSDIYVPVYAGEYTAAECAGRDQYTIDGKEYEECTFCRASCPSRDIFKEPDSGLPLKCDMCESDPSLAEPMCVQWCLSGALTFEVREVEAEEEEEEAPGEIDAGLEALANKHGWSKVIDAVDRMSNRP
- a CDS encoding (Fe-S)-binding protein, whose translation is METVSPLAEIVQEIMKAGGESFKFCYQCGKCDVVCPWNRVTDFSMRRIVRQAALGLPEIELDDIWRCTTCGYCPSVCPRGVGQIEVGVAMRRIAAAYGVFSGSAKTVPAAGASLASDGNPLGEARDKRTAWASGLSVRPFTEGMEILYFVGCYYSYDPRNMKVAVATARILDRAGVDFGILGTRESCCGESIRKAGDEAKFKTLARENIKAFIDHGVKRILVSSPHCYHTFKNEYSEFMMNLEVVHISQYLNELVEQGRLELDGRFEKRVTYHDPCYLGRHNGLFDQPRDVLKKLSGLELVEMPDSRQKSLCCGGGGGRIWMHTDKDERFGNLRLAQAKEVGAEVLVTSCPYCISNFEESRLSLLTDETLSDEEALQIMDLTEVVLESLAGSEETP
- a CDS encoding aldehyde dehydrogenase, encoding MRYAETGFDLEIDLTRGNIERVATDPQLTELHLGGLGTNAKLFWDRVPPEVGHFDPENLLVFGTGLLVGTPAPSCNRTVVSSISPQTRLFGFSMMGGFFGPELKRAGYDKVVLSGKSPTPVFLWIHDDKVELRDAKHLMGLGTLESAEVIRQELGQPNAAVSSIGLAGENRVFFASIEQGRSSASRLGMGAVMGDKNLKAVAVLGTGDIHIAHPAEFMELCNESLAYIQHREKNPIPGVMPILAGLGSPQEMAIDDEKWHTENFAWGNARVRRKGFWTEEVSEQWTNTMESMRTRLLSCYNCPMKCGAAISVDTRMCSYMMKCFSKLTYTMGAFSNLDFGLRIAQKATEHGVDAFSAPQTMAFALELLEAGILKDEDFPGMPLDNEGRFYWLLDRIVRREGIGDILADGTYWAAERIGNGAQEYAHNNIKKTEQLPLKLGMLNQMYFLMYCTGEKANITQIEGNFPQAPFPTREEREDFTENWPHVPDERFKKWFEDWELRGDNSIPNYPTAEASCEIVNWQEKMHYIDDSTGMCAGLSSFPYKPPFHIHNLPSLISAGSGLELDEDSLTRITKRNRDLVRALNIRRGMRRADEAPPADHWKRRFPELEENLLDTYYEFKGWNREGIPTGESLHDLDLDYVAEDFRRRGILTENDGVPPRTASEDGGGS